The window TCGGAGAGAAACGGCCGGGGGGGCCGGTGCGGGCCGGGCGCGCGGATCGCCGTCCCGATCGCCTGGAACTCGAGTGCGTTCATGGCCCCGGGGAAGCGGCTCATCGACAGGCGCACGGCGACCACCCCATCGCCACCCAGCGCCGCGGCCTCGGCGCGAGCCCGCTCCATGGCCCGGTGTCGCACGTCGCGCAGGGCGTGCACCAGGTAGCCGAAGCCAGCCCAGGCCCCCCCCGCCCCGGACATCGTCTGCCAGCTCGTCTGGAGCGGGACGCCGCAGTAGCCCGGTCCGGCGAACCCGATCTGGTAGACACTCGAGCCCATCACCTGTCCGACCGGCTCGAAGCCCACAGATCGGACCGCTTCGAATTCCCCGATCGTCAGGTCGCTGGTGAAGGCCCGGGAACCGGCCAGGGCGGCTAGCCGCTGCTGGGCGCGCAGCGGAAGCCGGCCAGCCGCGATCAGCGCCGCGCTACGCTCGTCGTCGGACGGGGGCTCGGACGTGGTCACCATTCCTCCTCGGAGGTAAGCCCCAGGATGGCAGACTCGGCCGAGTGACGGAACCAGCCGACGTCGATGCGCTCGCGGCATCGATTCGCGCCGACTCGGCGGACCTGTCGGTTTTCCTCGAGGTGCTCGCCGCGAAGTTCGAGGATGCCCTGCCGAACCTCACCACGGTCGACCGTTCCGGCGGCCGCTTCGGCCGACGCAGCCGGGTGGAACGGGTGTCGGTCGGCATCGGCGACCGCAAGTTTCTCGTGGCCCGTGCGTCGACCGGAGTGACCTCGGAGATCGTGCACGAGGTGCGTGGGGTCCGGCTGTCCGGGGATCAGGTCGACTTCGACACCTGGTCGCGGGCCCTGGCGACCGAGTTGGCTCTTTACGCGACCGCGGAAAGCCGCGGCCGGGAGGCGCTGTCCCGGCTGCTCAGCTGATCGGGCGACCCGCCGGCCCGTCGCTGCGGTCGGCGAGGGCGTCGACCACCGCGTCCTCTCGGGCAGCTCGTGCGGCGAACTTGCTCCGCCGGGTGTCGACCGCCTGGCTCAGCGCCGCGGCAAGCTCGATCCGCAGCCGGCTCAGCACGAAATAGCTGAGCACTCCGGATACCAGCAGGGCGGCGACCGCGAGCAGGACGCCGCGGAGACCGGCCACGTAGCCAAGGCCCAGGGCGGCGACCAGCAACCCGAGGCGGGCCACGTTGTACCGGAACCAGACCCCGCGACGGGGCGCCGCGGGGGCGGTCACGCCGGCATCGGCTGCGGAGACTCGCGCAGCCGTGGATCGGGGCCGTCATAAGACCTGAGCACCTCGTAGCGGGTGTTGCGCTCTACCGGGCGGAACCCGGCTCCGCGGATGAGGTCGAGCAGGTCCTCTCGGGTCATGACGTCCGGCGTGCCGAAGCCGTCCGCGTCATGGGTGATCTTGTATTCGACGACCGAGCCGTCCAGGTCGTCCGCGCCGAACGACAGCGAGAGCGCCGCGGTCGCGAGGCCGTGCATGACCCAGAAGTTCTTCACGTGCGGGACGTTGTCGAACAGCAGACGCGACACGGCGAAGGTCTTCAGCGCGTCGACACCGGTGGCCATCGGAAGATGCGACAGCGCATTGTTGTCGTTGTGGAACCGGAGCGGGATGAACACCGCGAAGCCACCGGTTTCGTCCTGCAGCTCGCGCAGCCGCAGGACGTGGTCCACCCGGTGCCGCGGCTCTTCGATGTGCCCGTAGAGCATCGTGGCGGGGGTACGCAACCCCTTGCCGTGAGCCAGCCGGTGGATCCGGGACCAGTCCGGCCAGTGCGTGTCGTGGTCGACGATCTTGCGCCGCACCTCCCAGTCGAAGATCTCGGCGCCGCCACCGGTCAGGGAGTCGAGACCGGCGTCGATCAGCTCGTCGAGCACCTCGTCGGCAGGCAACCCGCTGATCTTTTCGAAGTAATGAATCTCGGTTGCCGTGAAGCACTTGAGTGCCACCCCGGGCAGGGCGGCCCGTAGCTCTCGTAGTACCCGCGGGTAGTACTTCCAAGGCAACGTTGGATGGAGCCCGTTGACGATGTGCAGCTCGGTGATCCCCGCGGACTGCATGGCGGTCGCGAGCCGAACCGCCTCCTCGACCCGCATCGTGTAGGCGTCGCTCTGGCCGGGCTTGCGCTGAAACGAACAGTAGGCGCAGGAGGCCGTGCACACGTTGGTGAGATTCAGGTGCCGGTTCACGTTGAAGTAGACCGCGTCGCCGTGGCGGCGGGTCCGCACCTCGTGCGCCAACTCACCGAGCCACGCCAGGTCGTCGCTGGCGTACAGCGCCACCCCGTCCTCGTAACTCAGGCGGTCGCCGGCGTGCACCTTTGCCTCGAGCTCACGCCGCCACCCGGCGTCCACCACCACGGGGTCTCCCTCTGTATCCGGGAGACCAGCCTACGTCGTCAGTGCCCGGCACTCCCGCGCCACCGCCGGACCACCAGGGCGCAACCCACGAGGACCATCGCGGCGATCGGGATACCGACGGCCAGGCCGGTGTCGGGAAGTGCCCGCCCCGGGCTAGTGGGCGCTTTCGGAGCCACGGCCGGGGCCTGCTGAACGGTCGCGGGGACGGCCGCCTGGAAGACCGCCGACTCCGCGATCTGCCCGATGGTCAGCGTCCCGGTCGGGCTGGCCACCGAGACGATGCGCGGAGCACTGAGGCGGGCTCGGCTGGGTACCGCACGCAGAGCCGCCGGGACGGTGATGGACGGGAGGGTGACGAGCAGTCCGGCAGCCCAGGCGTAGGCCTTGGTCTCACCGCCACTACGGGCAGTGGCGTGGGCGACTTGCCCCAGGGAGATAGCGGGCGGCACGAACCGCACCCCGGTGATCGAATCGAGGGTCGTGGTCAGGTTGGTGACCACGGCGGCGAACTGCGACAGGGAGGACGCCAGGCCCAGCACATCGACCGAGCCGATCGTGGCGGTGGCCCCGGCAGTCGGCGATGAACTGGCCAGCGCGCTCACCGCTACGCGAACCCCGTTGACCACGGCCAACGGATTGGCATGCAGCGCCGTGCCGACGTCAGTTAGCAGGTTGCTGATGGCGCTGACGAGGCTCGCGGCCTCGACCATCGTCGTGTTCGCGGCCGCGAGGCCGCTGTGCAGGGCGAGAAGAGCGGTCTGGCCGACACTTCCCAGGCTGTTCCAGTAGGCGAGTGTGTCGTCGCCCACGGCGACAAGTGGCGAAAGGGCGGATAGGAACGCCGCCTCCGCCGTATTGGACAGCGTCTGCGCGGACGCGAGGCTCTGTGCCCCGACCCCGAGCGCGGCCTGACCGGAGGCGACCGCCGCGTTGTCCGCGGTGATCGCGGCAGCCGTCGTGGCGGACACGGTCGAGCCGAGCACTGCGACGAGCCCGGCGATCTGACTGGTCGTGAGCTGTCCGAGGTTGAGCCCGAAGGCGTCCAGCAGAGAGCCGATCGACGGCAGCCCGAACTTGCCGACCGTCAAGGTCTTCGCGGCCAGCGCCTGGCTGCGGGTCACGGTCGAGGTGGCAACGAGGTTCGCGGTTCCGACCGTGAGCGGAATGCCCAGCAGATTGACGCGTCCGAGACCGGACATGGTCGCCGACGCCAGCGGGTAACCGCCAGCGGTGCTTGCCACGACATTCACGGTCGGGCCGGTGATGCCCCCAATCGGCAGGCTCGCCGACTGACCACCCACGGTCTGGGGCGAGTCCGCGGGCGTGACCCGTACCTCGCCCACCTTGCCGGTAACGCTCGAGTCGATGGGCACTACATCTAGCGTCGAGCTGAGCGTGCCGAAGGTCGAGCTGGCCAACCTGAGCTCGCCAGCGGCCACCGAGGTCGTGCCGGACGTCAGCTGGAACAGCGTGAACTCCGACACCGCCGAGCCGGCGGCCGGTACCGCCGTCGTCGCGGCGAGGGCCGGGACGACGAGGGCCGGGACCAGCGCGACCGCCAAAACAGCCGAGGCGGTGCGCAGAACGGGCCGGATGGCGGCCATGGCTAACCCCCCTAGTTTCTTGCTGTGTGCAGCCTGCCCGGCCGCCTGGTCCGGGGACAATGGCCCATCGGGACCATATGTCGGGCGATTCCGGATCTTGCGGGTCCTCGCCATTTCGCTGCGGACAACGGCCCGGATAGATCACAATCCGGGAAAGCGGTTCACCGGGTGCGGTGTCCTGCTACCTGACGGCAGAGAGAACTGGGGGAAACATGGAGACCCGTGAGCGGCTCCTGACGCCGGGAGAGGTCGCCAGCCTGTTCCGCGTCGACCCGAAGACGGTGACCCGATGGGCCGCCGCCGGGCGGATCAGCAGCATCCGCACCCCGGGCGGCCACCGTCGCTTCCCCGAGTCCGAAGTCCGCGCCCTGCTTCGCGGCGAGGAGCCGGCGCGAGCGGACGGCACCGCCGCGGTCCCGCCGGCTCGGAGCCCCCGGGAGAACGACACCGCTCCCGCGTAGGTTCCCGCTAAGACCCGCGCAACCGGCCCGTCCAGCGGGCGAACAGCGTGTGGTCGATACCGATCGCGTCGAGGATCTTGCCGGCTACGAAATCGATGAGCTGCTGGACCTCCCGCGAGTCGGCGTAGAACGCGGGTGACGCCGGCGCGACCACGGCACCGGCTTCGGCCAGGGTCAGCAGGTGGGACAGCGTGGCGCGGGCCAAAGGCATCTCGCGGGGAACGACGACGAGGCGCCTGCCCTCCTTGAGGGTGACTCCGGCAGCCCGCTGCAACAGATCCTTGGAGAGCCCCAGCGCGATCCCCGCGACCGCGTCCGTACTCGCCGGGACGACGATCATTCCGGCAGCCGGGTACGACCCGCTGGACGGACCGGCGGCCAGGTCCGCTGGACTCCAATGCGCGAGCCCGTCCACGTCACGGCCCAGCCAGCGTTCGGCGCGCTCCGCCCAGTTTGCGTCGTTCCAGCTCACCCCGGTCTCGTCGAGCAGGGTGAGCCTGGCGGCCCGGGAGATCACGAGGTCGACCGGCGCCCCGGCGTCGAGCAGGCCACGGATGACCGCCGCCGCGTACCCGGTGCCGCTGGCCCCGGACACGCCGACCACCCACGGGCTGCGGGTAAGGCTCACCAGTGCAACCCGCCCGAGGCCAGATCGGCCACCGCGAAGCCGAAAAGCAGGAAGCTGACGAGGCCGTTCGCGGTGAAGAAGGCCCGGTTGACCCGGGAAAGGTCTCCCGGCCGGACGACGGCGTGCTCGTAGCCGAAGATGACCGCGGTCACCGCGAGGCCCGCGTCCCACCATCCGCCTAGGCCGCTGAGCGCGCCGAACCAGACGAACAGCGCAAAGGTCACCAGATGCGTGACCGCCGACGCGACCAGCGCGGTCCGCACCCCGAATCGGGCGGGGACCGAGCGCACCCCGATGACCCGGTCGATCTCGGCGTCCTGGCAGGCGTAGATGAGATCGAAGCCCCCGATCCACAACCCCACGGCCAGTCCGAGCACAACCGCCGGCCCGGACCAGCGGCCGGTGACCGCGACCCAGGCCCCGATCGGCGCGACCGCTTGGGCGAGGGCGAGTACCGCGTGCGGTGCCCAGGTGACCCGCTTCGCGTATGGGTAGGCGACCAGCGGGACGACGGCGAGGGGAGCCAGCTCGAGGCAGAGCGTGGACAGGGCGGCCGCCGCGGCGAAGAACACGGCGAGGGCCAGGAGCGCTCCGGCCAGCGCGGTCGGCACAGTGACCTCGCCGGTCACCAGCTCGCGCTGCGCGGTCCGCGGGTTGCGGGCGTCGATCGAGCGGTCGATGACCCGGTTGGCCGCCATTGCGAACGTCCGCGCTGCCACCATCGCGACGGTGATCAGCAGCAACTCCCCGACCCGGAGCCGGCCCCCGTTGCGTGCCATCGCGGTGAGGGCGGCGAGGTAGGCGAACGGAAGGGCGAAGACCGAATGCTCGATGACGACGAGTCGGAGGAACGCACCGACTGGGCGGCGCCTGGCCGGGGGGGCGTTCCCTGCCAGCATCGTCGGGGAGCTCACAGCCCGTACTCCGGCCAGCGCCGGTCGACCAACTCCACGATCTCGGGATCCATCCGGATCGGCTCCGGCCAGCCTCGGTGATAGCCCTCGGCCGGCAGCTTGCGCGTGGCGTCGATTCCGATCTTGCCACCCCAGAACTGCTGATAGGCCGCGTGGTCGAGGTGGTCGACCGGCCCGACCGTGGTCAGCAGATCGTGGGCGTAGTCCACGTTCCCGAAGGCCCGCCAGGCAACCTCGGAATAGTCGTGCACGTCGCAGTCGGCGTCGACGACTACAACGAGCTTGGACAGCGAGAGCAAGCCGGCGCCCCACACGGCGTTCATGACTTTTTGTGCCTGCTTGGGGAAGCGCTTTTCGATGGACACGATGACGCAGTTGTGGAACACGCCCTCCACCGGCAGGTCCATGTCGACGATCTCGGGAATGGTCAATCGCACGAGGGGGAGGAACAGCCGTTCGGTCGCCTTGCCGATCGGGCCGTCCTCCTGGGGCGGGCGGCCCACCACGATGCTCTGGAAGACCGGGTCCGGCTGGCTGGTCATGCACTCGACGCGCAGCGCGGGGAAAGGCTCGACCGGCGTGTAGAACCCGGTGTGGTCCCCGAAGGGCCCCTCGGGACGTCGGGCGCCCGGCTCCAGCCAGCCCTCGAGAACGAGCTGCGCGTGAGCCGGCACCTGCAATGGCACGGTGAGGCAGTCGACCAGCTCGACCCGCGAGCCCTGAAGGAAGCCGGCGAAAAGGTACTCGTCGATCTCCGGCGGCAGCGGGGCGCTCGCCGCGTAGGTGACGGCCGGGGGGCAGCCGAAGGCGATTGCGACCGGCAGCCGCTCCCCGCGCCGCTCGGCGACCGCGTGGTGGGCCGTGGAGTCCTTGTGGATCTGCCAGTGCATGCCGATGGTCCGCGGATCATGGCGCTGCAGTCGGTAGAGGCCGAGGTTGCGCGCACCGGTCTCCGGATGCCGGGTGTGGGTGAGCCCGAGGTTGAGAAAGACGCCACCGTCGTCGGGCCAGGACTGCAGGCCGGGCAACGACGTGAGATCCACGTCTTCGCCCCGGCGGACCAGTTCCTGGCACGGTGCGGTCTTCACCCGCCGGGGAGGTGCCGCGCGTAACCCGGAGAGCCGGGACACCGCCGCCCGCAGCCCACCGATCCCGTGCGGCAGCTCGGGGCGCAGCAGCTCGGCGATCCGGCCGCCGAGCTCGTCCAGGGACGCCGCCCCGAGCGCGGACGCCATGCGACGCTCGGTCCCGAAGACGTTTATCGCCAGCGGCATGTCACTTCCGGCGACCCGCTCGAACAGCAGGGCCGGCCCGCCCGCCCGGATGACCCGCGTGACGATCTCGGTGATCTCGAGCCGCGGGTCGACCCGTGTGCGGACCCGGTGCAGATCGCCGGCTCGGTCCAGATGCCCGAGGAAGTCCCGTAAGTCGTCGAAAGCCATGCCGAGTCCGGACGGCGGTCAGACGCCGGCGTAGGAGTGCAGCCCGTTGATGAATATGTTGATCACGTAATAGTTGATCATCAGCGCCGCGAAGCCGAGCAGCGCGATGGCGGGTGCGGCCCCGCGGAAGGCTCGGGTGGAACGGGCGTGCAGATAGGCCGCGTAGATGACCCAGGTGATGAACGACCAGGTCTCCTTCGGGTCCCAACCCCAGTACCGGCCCCAGGCCGATTCGGCCCAGATGGCACCGGCGATGATGGCGAAGGTCCATACCGGGAAGGCGAAGGCGAGCACCCGGTACTCCGCCCGGTCAAGAGCGGCCGCGGTCGGGAGCCGGTGCGCGATCGGGAATCGGGGTTCCGGTGCGCCGGCCGCACTCCGGCGGTCATACCGGCGGCGGATGAGGTGCAGGCAACTGACCACCCCGCCGACGAACAACGTCCCGGTGGCGGTCATCGCGGCGACCACGTGAATCTTCAGCCAGTAGGAGTGCAAGGCCGGCACGAGCGGACCGGCTTTGACGTAGAGCACAGTGCCGGCCAGGCCGAGATAGAGCGCGACCGGCAGCATGACGAACACACCGAGGTCCCTGGTCCGAGGCTGCCGCCACTGCAGGACGAGGAACCCGACGACGGCGATCAAGCCGACCATGGAGCTGAACTCGTACATGTTGCCCCAGGGCACCCGCCCGTTGCCGAACCCGTCGGCGATCCCCCGGGTGACGACTTCGCCGACGTGCAGGGCGACACCGAGCAGCGACAGGGCGATGGCGATCCGGCCGAAGCGCGCACCGCGCGCCCGTCCCGGTTCGCCGGGCGACGCCTGGGCCGGGTGGGCTGTCGGCTCCGGACCAGCCGTATCCGCGGGCATCCCGCCGGCACCGACCAGTACCGGTTGGCGTTGTGAGACCGGCGCGGCGGAGCCAGCCATCGGCACCCGGCGGCCGAAGGCGAACGAGGCCGCGAACGCGAACATCGCGCAGACGTACACGGTGAGCGCCGAGGCGAACAGGTCGTCGGAGATGGCTGCGACGTGCGGGTCGGGCACGATCACTCCTCATCCAGGTCCGGCCGGCCCGCGCTGCCGCGGCCCGGATCCAGGAGCCCGACGAGCTCCGCGAACTCGTCGGCGAAGTCGTCGTGGTCGGTCCGGGCGAGCCCGGCGACGTCGACCACGGTACGCCCGTCCGGCGACCCGGCCCCGGCGGGGGAGGCCCTGAGCCAGACCCGCCGGCGGCGTACCCGCAGCGACAGCACAAGGCCGGCAACCATCGTCAAGGCCGCGATCAGGGCCAGGGTCCGCCCTGGATCGTGGGTGACCTGGAAGGCGCCGAACTGCTCGACGTCGACGAACTCGATCCGGCCACCACCGGGCAGCCGCATGGACTGGCCCGGAACCAGAACTCCGATCCCGATCTTCTTCAGGTGCGTGGTGTCGAGCTCGAAAACGTTCTGCGGAGCGCCGCCAGTCAGGCCGAGGTCTCCTCGATAGGCCGTCAAGGCGACCACCGGGTGGCGAGCGGCCGGATACAGCGAGAGCGGCAGCCCGCTCGCTGACAGCCCGGCGGTCGGAAAGAAGAAGCCGGTGAACCCGAGCTGAGGCACGGCGTCCGGGACCTTGATGACACCGGTCGACGCGAAGTTGGTCACCTCGATCGGAGGAAAGATCGTCGCCTGGTCGTAGACCAGATTGCCGTGCGCGTCCCAAACCTCGAACCGGGGGGCGTACCCGTGCCCGAGCAGGTAGACCTTCGTTCCGCCGATGTCGAGCGGATGGTTGACCCGGATGTCGTAGCTGCGGGCGGCCTCGCCCGGGGCCGCCGTGTACCGGACCGGGGCATCGAAGCTGACCGCCTCGCCGGAGGCGGTGTAGATCGCCCGAAAGCCGGTCAGGGTCAGTGCGAACGGCGCCAGCTCACGGTCGCTGAAGACGCGCCCCGGATGGAAGGTGTCGTACCCGATCAGCGTGTTGGAGAAGCCGCCGCCCTGGACGATGTTCACGGTGCCCTTGTACCCGAACACCCCGCCGAGCCCGATCCCGGCGAGCAGCCCGAGCAAGGCAAGGTGGAAGAGCAGGTTGCCGGTCTCCCGCAGGTAGCCCTTCTCCGCCCCCAGGCTCACCACCCCGTCCGGCTCGGCCCGCACGTCCACCCGGAAGCGGCGTTTCCGAAGCAGGCGCCGGGCGGCGTCCACCGCGGCCGTCGGATCGCCGGGGACGGTCCAACTGGCGTGGCTGCGCAGCCGGGAAAGCCGGCGCGGGGCGGCCGGTGGGCGAGCGGCCAGGGCCCGAGCGTGCAGTCGGATGCGCGGGACAAGACATCCGATCAGCGACACGAACAGCAGGAGGTAGATCGCGGCGAACCACCAGGCGCCGAACACGTCGAACAGCGACAGGCGGTCGAGCAACGGCGCGAGATGCGGATGCGCCGCGAAGAACCGGGCAACCTTGTCCGCGTTGAGCCCGCGCTGCGGCAGCAATGAGCCGGGCACGGCGGCTAGGGCGAGCAGGAACAGCAGAAGGATCGCCGTCCGCATCGACGTGAGCTGCCGCCACCACAGCCGAACGGTGCTGCGCGGGCTGCGGCCGCGCGCCGAGGGCGGCGGCTCGGGGGCCGTGGACAGCGCCGATCCCGCGCCGTCGTCCACAGCCGCCGGATCGGTCCGCACCTCGGTCATCAGATCGACGTGGTGAAGCCGGGGTAGAGGCGCAGCATCCACCGCGACACGTCAGCCCAGGCCCCGGTCACCAGCAGCACACCGAGGACCACGAGCAGGCCACCGCCTACCCGCACCACCCAGCCGGCATGCCGCCGGACGAAACGGAAGGCGCGCAGCGCGCGGCGGAAAGCGAGGCCGGCCACGATGAACGGGAGACCCAGCCCGAGGCAGTAGACGAACGCGAGCAGTGCCCCGCGGGTGCCGGTGGCGCCGTTGTAAGCGAGGGTGAGCACGGCGCCGAGAGTAGGCCCGGTGCAGGGGGTCCAGCCGAGTCCGAAGATGACCCCCAAGACCGGCGCCCCGGCCAGGCCGACGGCGGGAAGACGGTGAATCCGGGCCTCGCGCTGGAGCCCCGGGACCACGCCGAGAAAGGCGAGCCCGAGAACGATCGTCATGACCCCGAGGCCCCGATCCACGCCGATCTCGTGGACGAGCAGCTGCTTGCCCAGGTGACCGAAGAGTGCTCCCAGGCTGACGAACAGGACCGAGAAACCGACGACGAACAGGACCGAGCCGGCGAGCACCCGCCCGTACCTCCGGATCCATGGCCGGGGGGCCGGGTCCGCACCGTCGACCTCGAGCTCGGCCCCCGACAGTCCGGTGACGTAGGACAGGTAGCCCGGCACGAGCGGCAGCACGCATGGCGAGGCGAACGACACCAACCCGGCCAGCGCCGCGATCGGGATCGCCAGCAGGAACGACCCGTTGGCGGTGGCGGCGACCCCGCCCGCGTCCCCGGCGAGGAGGATCACGACGGTTCCGCAGCGACCTGGCGGACCACCGCGAGCAGCCCGGTGAATTCGACCGCGCCGAGGATCCGGACCGCCTCCCGGCCGCGCCGGTCGATGACGACCGTGCTCGGGATGGTGTCGGGCGGAAGGTCCGGGAAGCTCAGGGCGGTCTGCTCCGAGGGATCTTCGATGCTCGGGTAGGTGATCCCGTGTCTCCGGTCGAACGCGGACGCCTCCACGGCGGTGTCCCGGACGTCGATCCCGAGTACATGCACACCGAGCGGCGCGGTCTGGTCGGCGACGGCTTCAACCGCGTCGGCCTCGGCGATGCACGGCGCGCACCACGATCCCCAGAAGTTCACGACGATGACGCTGCCCGACCAGGCTGAGCTCGAGAAAGGTTGCCCGTCGATCAACGTGCCGGTCAGATCGGGCACCGCCGGGCGGTCAGCAGCGGCGAGCACCGTCTCGCCTTGGCCGAGGTCTATGTAGTCCTTCGGATTGCCGGTCGTCGGATCCACCGCGTTCGATCCGCTGCACCCCACGAGCACCGCCGTCGACAGGATGAGCGGAAGGAGCAGGCGGTTTCTAGGCACCGGGCATCCACGCGCTCCCGGCTGCGGAGCCGGCCGGCTCGGTGTAGCTCACCGCCGCGATCCGGTCGCCGTCGTAGTGCAGGGCGGTGATGCTGGCCAGCCCGCATTGCCGGCGGTCCGGACGATGCCAGAGCCTGCGCCGCTCGACCGACCGGCGGGCGACCCAGATCGGCAACTGGTGGCTCACCAGCACCGCGTGGCGACCGGACGCCGCCCGGCGGGCGTCGTCACAGGACGCCAGCACCCGCGCGGCCACCTGACGGTACGGCTCGCCCCAGGACGGGGTGAACGGGTCGCGGAGGCTCCACCAGGTGGACGGCTGGCGCAGGGCGCCGTCCCCGACGCCGAAGCGGAGCCCCTCGAACCGGTTCCAGCTCTCGATTAGCCGGTCGTCGACGACGATCTCGAGGCCGAACTGCTCGGCCACCGGCTCGGCGGTCTCGCGGGCCCGCTCCATCGGCGAGGCGACGACCACGGCGACATCGAGGTCGCGCAGCGCGGCGGCGGCCAGTTTGGCCATCGCGACGCCCCCCGCCGAGAGCCGAAACCCGGGCAGTCGACCGTAGAGGACCCCGTCGGGGTTCGCCACCTCGCCGTGGCGGAGCAGGTGCACGGTCGTCCGGCTCGGCGGGCTGCTCATGGGTCGACGTCCGCGGCCGCCCGGGCCGCCGGGCCCAGAGCGGATTCGATCGCCTCCAGGGCCGCGTCGTCATGAGCGGAGCTCAGGAACCACGCCTCGTAGCCGGACGGGGGAAGGTAGACGCCGCCCTCGAGCATCGCGTGGAAGAACGCCGCGTAGCGGGGCGCCGAGGTCCGCCTGGCCGAGACGAAGTCGCTCACCGGCTCGGCCGTGAAGAACACCGAGAACAGGCTGCCGGCCCGGTTGATCTGGTGTGCCACCCCGGCCTCGGTCAGCGCCGCTTCCACCCAGCCGGCAACCAGGCGCGCACCCGCGTCGACCCGGTCGTACACGTCGGGGGTGCAGGCGCGCAGCGTGGCCAGCCCGGCGGTGACCGCGACCGGGTTCCCGGAAAGCGTCCCCGCCTGGTAGACCGGGCCCCCGGGCGCCAGGCGGCTCATCAGCTCGGCCGACCCGCCGAATGCGGCCGCCGGCAGACCGCCGCCCATGACCTTGCCGAACGTCATGACATCGGGCGTGACCCGCTCGAGCCCCCACCAGCCGCTTGGCGACACCCGGAAGCCGGTCAGCACCTCGTCGAGGACGAGCAGGGCACCGCTGTCGGTAGCGAGCCGGCGCAGCAGGGCGTTGAAGCCGGGCCGCGGCGGAACCACCCCCATGTTGGCCGGCGCGGCCTCCGCGATGACTGCGGCGATCTCCGGCCCGCGCTGCGCGAAGAGGGACTCGACGGCAGCGGCGTCGTTATAGGGAAGAACGACGGTGTCGGCCGCCGACGCACCGGTTACCCCAGGCGTGTCCGGCAGGGCGAATGTGGCGGCTCCGGAGCCGGCGGCCACCAGCAACGCGTCGACGTGCCCGTGGTAGCAGCCGGCGAACTTGACGATGAGGCGGCGCCCGGTGGCGGCCCGGGCAAGCCGCAGCGCGCTCATCGTCGCCTCCGTGCCGGAGTTGACCAAACGCACCTGCTCGACGGCCGGCACCCGGCGGACGATCAGCTCGGCGAGCTCGATCTCGGTGCTGGTCACCGCTCCGAAGCTGGTGCCCCGACCAACCGCCGCCCGCACCGCCGCGACAACCTCGGGGTGGGCATGGCCGAGGAGCAGTGGCCCCCAGGAGCAGACCAGGTCGACGTAGCTGCGGCCGTCGACATCGGTGAGGTAGGGCCCCGAACCCGACGCCATGACGACTGGAATCCCACCCACCGCCCCGAATGCGCGGACCGGTGAGTTCACCCCCCCGGGGGTGACCGACAGCGCCCGGTCGAACCAGTGCCGGGAACCCTCCCCCGGGAAGGCGGTGGCTTCCGCCGTCACGACCGGCCCAACCGGGCGGCCAACTCCGCCGCCCAGTAGGTCAGCACGACATCCGCGCC of the Mycobacteriales bacterium genome contains:
- a CDS encoding UbiX family flavin prenyltransferase gives rise to the protein MSLTRSPWVVGVSGASGTGYAAAVIRGLLDAGAPVDLVISRAARLTLLDETGVSWNDANWAERAERWLGRDVDGLAHWSPADLAAGPSSGSYPAAGMIVVPASTDAVAGIALGLSKDLLQRAAGVTLKEGRRLVVVPREMPLARATLSHLLTLAEAGAVVAPASPAFYADSREVQQLIDFVAGKILDAIGIDHTLFARWTGRLRGS
- a CDS encoding BldC family transcriptional regulator, whose protein sequence is METRERLLTPGEVASLFRVDPKTVTRWAAAGRISSIRTPGGHRRFPESEVRALLRGEEPARADGTAAVPPARSPRENDTAPA
- a CDS encoding heavy metal-binding domain-containing protein produces the protein MTTSEPPSDDERSAALIAAGRLPLRAQQRLAALAGSRAFTSDLTIGEFEAVRSVGFEPVGQVMGSSVYQIGFAGPGYCGVPLQTSWQTMSGAGGAWAGFGYLVHALRDVRHRAMERARAEAAALGGDGVVAVRLSMSRFPGAMNALEFQAIGTAIRAPGPHRPPRPFLSDLSGQDFAKIFEAGWIPVDIVMGIAVEIRHDDYRTVMTRSMFNVANAEIPGYTQLVTDTRAAARVSVESDLARVGGQVAVVAAMDLKMHEQECRAYQGGRDHIGEATVLGTALAQYASGQRTHGRRLAVLPLSDRVRRRRPEAVINV
- the mqnP gene encoding menaquinone biosynthesis prenyltransferase MqnP; the encoded protein is MSSPTMLAGNAPPARRRPVGAFLRLVVIEHSVFALPFAYLAALTAMARNGGRLRVGELLLITVAMVAARTFAMAANRVIDRSIDARNPRTAQRELVTGEVTVPTALAGALLALAVFFAAAAALSTLCLELAPLAVVPLVAYPYAKRVTWAPHAVLALAQAVAPIGAWVAVTGRWSGPAVVLGLAVGLWIGGFDLIYACQDAEIDRVIGVRSVPARFGVRTALVASAVTHLVTFALFVWFGALSGLGGWWDAGLAVTAVIFGYEHAVVRPGDLSRVNRAFFTANGLVSFLLFGFAVADLASGGLHW
- a CDS encoding DUF4229 domain-containing protein, with the protein product MTAPAAPRRGVWFRYNVARLGLLVAALGLGYVAGLRGVLLAVAALLVSGVLSYFVLSRLRIELAAALSQAVDTRRSKFAARAAREDAVVDALADRSDGPAGRPIS
- the mqnE gene encoding aminofutalosine synthase MqnE; its protein translation is MVVDAGWRRELEAKVHAGDRLSYEDGVALYASDDLAWLGELAHEVRTRRHGDAVYFNVNRHLNLTNVCTASCAYCSFQRKPGQSDAYTMRVEEAVRLATAMQSAGITELHIVNGLHPTLPWKYYPRVLRELRAALPGVALKCFTATEIHYFEKISGLPADEVLDELIDAGLDSLTGGGAEIFDWEVRRKIVDHDTHWPDWSRIHRLAHGKGLRTPATMLYGHIEEPRHRVDHVLRLRELQDETGGFAVFIPLRFHNDNNALSHLPMATGVDALKTFAVSRLLFDNVPHVKNFWVMHGLATAALSLSFGADDLDGSVVEYKITHDADGFGTPDVMTREDLLDLIRGAGFRPVERNTRYEVLRSYDGPDPRLRESPQPMPA
- a CDS encoding menaquinone biosynthesis decarboxylase, whose amino-acid sequence is MAFDDLRDFLGHLDRAGDLHRVRTRVDPRLEITEIVTRVIRAGGPALLFERVAGSDMPLAINVFGTERRMASALGAASLDELGGRIAELLRPELPHGIGGLRAAVSRLSGLRAAPPRRVKTAPCQELVRRGEDVDLTSLPGLQSWPDDGGVFLNLGLTHTRHPETGARNLGLYRLQRHDPRTIGMHWQIHKDSTAHHAVAERRGERLPVAIAFGCPPAVTYAASAPLPPEIDEYLFAGFLQGSRVELVDCLTVPLQVPAHAQLVLEGWLEPGARRPEGPFGDHTGFYTPVEPFPALRVECMTSQPDPVFQSIVVGRPPQEDGPIGKATERLFLPLVRLTIPEIVDMDLPVEGVFHNCVIVSIEKRFPKQAQKVMNAVWGAGLLSLSKLVVVVDADCDVHDYSEVAWRAFGNVDYAHDLLTTVGPVDHLDHAAYQQFWGGKIGIDATRKLPAEGYHRGWPEPIRMDPEIVELVDRRWPEYGL